From the genome of Thermoflexus hugenholtzii, one region includes:
- a CDS encoding PrsW family intramembrane metalloprotease encodes MIGLALLLSYLPMVGYALFIWWLDRYEKEPLRLASTAFLWGTLPAILIALMAEVALEPPLEEGLERDLISSGLIAPLAEETAKGLFLALLFLRRRDEIDSLYDGFLYGSLVGFGFAATENVFYLIGAGIEGGTAAMLALASLRAGIFGLNHAFFTGFTGLGLAMARLSPRGFRRLWAPLVGWSAGVGFHAFHNGVLTLVSHLGDEGSVLVGCLTVIAGDWMGALLVFALGLWGLYRERLWITWYLGKEVERGTLPPAVYQECRSAWRRGFRRWGALLRGDWQEWKRLGDLYGAAIELAFRQHQRLALGEQRWEKEIARLRERIRALTAPSRMGDP; translated from the coding sequence ATGATCGGGCTGGCGCTCCTTCTGAGTTATCTTCCCATGGTGGGTTATGCACTTTTCATATGGTGGCTGGATCGGTATGAGAAGGAGCCGCTCCGGCTGGCCTCCACAGCCTTTTTATGGGGAACGCTCCCGGCCATCCTGATCGCACTGATGGCGGAAGTGGCCCTGGAGCCTCCCCTCGAGGAGGGGCTGGAGAGAGATCTGATCTCCAGCGGTCTGATCGCTCCCCTTGCCGAAGAGACCGCCAAGGGGCTCTTCCTGGCACTGCTGTTCCTCCGGCGCCGGGATGAGATCGACAGCCTGTATGATGGATTCCTCTACGGCTCCCTGGTGGGCTTCGGTTTCGCGGCGACCGAGAACGTTTTCTATCTGATTGGAGCGGGAATCGAAGGGGGAACCGCAGCGATGCTGGCGCTGGCATCCCTGCGGGCGGGGATCTTTGGTCTGAACCACGCCTTCTTCACCGGCTTCACCGGCCTGGGGTTGGCGATGGCGAGGCTGTCGCCTCGAGGGTTTCGGCGCCTTTGGGCTCCCCTGGTCGGATGGAGCGCAGGGGTCGGCTTCCACGCCTTCCATAACGGAGTGCTGACCCTCGTCAGCCATCTGGGGGATGAGGGAAGCGTCTTGGTGGGTTGCCTCACAGTTATAGCAGGAGACTGGATGGGGGCGCTGTTAGTGTTCGCCCTGGGGCTATGGGGGCTGTATCGAGAACGTCTCTGGATCACATGGTATCTTGGGAAGGAGGTCGAACGCGGAACCTTGCCTCCAGCGGTCTATCAGGAGTGTCGCTCAGCGTGGCGGCGGGGGTTCCGGCGGTGGGGCGCTCTGTTGCGAGGAGACTGGCAGGAATGGAAGCGATTGGGGGATCTATATGGAGCGGCCATCGAGCTGGCCTTCCGTCAGCATCAGCGGCTCGCGTTGGGGGAACAACGCTGGGAGAAGGAAATCGCACGCCTTCGGGAGAGGATCCGAGCCCTGACCGCTCCTTCAAGGATGGGGGATCCATAA
- a CDS encoding ABC transporter permease has translation MPRRGEVLLAMGVLLVLWHILAALVQRPILPAPFTVGIALVRGFQGELGWHFLASAGRVIISILLSIATAAPLGLLLGLSPGLHRLVSPFLYLLYPIPKVVLVPILILFFGVGDLAKILLIYLILFFQILVLVRDAAAGLRPELLLSVRSLGAGRRALFWFVYLPASLPAILTAVRQSIGTAVAVLYLSELLATRYGLGYYIYIQASTFFDYPAMYGGIVLMSGMGLALYLIVDALERRWCRWQFVS, from the coding sequence ATGCCGCGTCGCGGCGAAGTGTTACTGGCCATGGGGGTGCTGCTTGTCCTCTGGCATATCCTGGCGGCGCTGGTCCAGCGTCCCATCCTGCCTGCCCCGTTCACGGTAGGGATCGCTCTGGTGAGGGGTTTCCAAGGAGAGCTGGGATGGCACTTCCTGGCCAGCGCCGGGCGGGTGATCATCAGCATCCTCCTCTCGATCGCCACGGCAGCTCCTCTGGGGTTGCTCTTGGGACTCAGCCCCGGGCTGCACCGGCTGGTTTCTCCTTTCTTGTATCTGCTGTATCCGATCCCCAAAGTCGTGCTGGTGCCGATCCTCATCCTCTTCTTTGGGGTCGGGGACCTGGCCAAGATTCTCCTCATCTATCTGATCCTCTTCTTTCAGATCCTGGTGCTGGTCCGGGATGCAGCGGCGGGCCTGCGGCCGGAGTTGCTTCTCTCCGTCCGCAGCCTGGGAGCGGGTCGGCGGGCTCTTTTCTGGTTTGTTTACCTGCCCGCCTCCCTGCCGGCCATCCTAACCGCGGTGCGCCAGAGCATCGGCACCGCAGTGGCCGTGCTATATCTGAGCGAGCTCCTGGCCACCCGTTACGGGCTGGGCTACTACATTTACATCCAGGCCAGCACGTTTTTTGACTATCCGGCAATGTATGGCGGGATCGTGCTGATGAGCGGGATGGGACTGGCCCTGTATCTGATCGTGGACGCGCTGGAGCGGCGCTGGTGTCGCTGGCAGTTTGTCTCATAG